A stretch of Eleutherodactylus coqui strain aEleCoq1 chromosome 2, aEleCoq1.hap1, whole genome shotgun sequence DNA encodes these proteins:
- the LOC136610225 gene encoding olfactory receptor 5AR1-like — translation MYEDVGNYSVLREFYLIAFTRYEHIQFFIFIGVLSVYLLCVLGNIFITVIVCLTSQLHTPMYFFLCNLMILDITYVSAILPKLLVLTITGDISISYPGCFAQIFFYVFCAGTEFFILASMAYDRYLAICIPFHYMLLMNKKTCLTLSASSFSIGVLNAMLYPLLISKMSFNNFHEINHFFCHMKSILKLCYTEAAAIDLLITVDGIVVGFSLLIFILISYIFIISAILKIQISSGRFKAFSGCSSHLTVVLLFCLTSLSLNIKTENELSQEQDKILSMLYIAVVPLLNPIVYSLRNKDVLNAIEKNIFNNRLCL, via the coding sequence ATGTATGAAGATGTCGGTAACTATTCAGTACTTAGAGAATTTTATCTCATTGCATTTACAAGATATGAACACATtcagttttttattttcattggtGTTCTATCGGTTTATCTGCTCTGTGTACTTGGGAATATTTTTATCACTGTAATTGTGTGTTTGACCTCCCAGCTGCATACACCCATGTATTTTTTCCTATGTAACCTTATGATCCTAGACATCACATATGTCTCTGCTATTTTACCAAAACTTTTAGTGTTGACTATCACAGGAGATATCAGCATATCTTACCCAGGATGCTTTgcacaaatatttttttatgtgtTCTGTGCTGGGACAGAATTTTTCATCCTTGCCTCTATGGCCTATGACCGATATTTGGCTATTTGTATCCCTTTCCACTACATGTTGCTTATGAACAAAAAGACTTGCTTAACACTTTCTGCCTCATCCTTTAGCATTGGTGTGTTAAATGCAATGTTGTATCCTCTGCTAATTTCAAAAATGTCATTTAATAATTTTcatgaaatcaatcatttctttTGTCATATGAAGTCCATACTGAAGCTTTGCTACACTGAAGCAGCAGCTATTGACCTTCTGATAACTGTAGATGGTATAGTTGTAGGATTCTCTTTATTGATCTTTATTCTTATTTCATATATCTTCATCATCTCTGCCATTCTGAAGATCCAGATTTCTTCTGGGAGGTTCAAGGCCTTTTCCGGTTGTTCTTCTCATCTCACTGTGGTCTTATTATTTTGCTTAACATCTCTTAGCCTTAATATTAAAACAGAAAATGAGTTGTCACAAGAACAGGATAAAATtctctccatgttgtatattgcTGTGGTTCCATTGTTGAACCCAATTGTGTACAGCTTAAGAAATAAGGACGTTCTGAATGCCATTGAAAAGAACATTTTCAATAATCGTCTATGTTTGTAA